A single window of Montipora capricornis isolate CH-2021 chromosome 14, ASM3666992v2, whole genome shotgun sequence DNA harbors:
- the LOC138031680 gene encoding uncharacterized protein: protein MYVIKYKANKGVVVVVVHYLPHREIIRLDKDTTKLRVVYDASAKHHGPSLNNCLCSGPPLTPMIFDLMTRFRVHKVALTADIEKAFLNIAIAPEHRDFLRFLWVNDILTDNPKVLIMRFTRVVFGVNSSPFLLNGTIRHHLNKYMDRDPEFVEEVLRSIYVDDLASSKPDVPSAYDFYSKLRKRFVEAGFNMRKWLTNDQELANRIKSEEGQVAIQHHPSPDLQQKD, encoded by the coding sequence ATGTATGTAATTAAGTACAAAGCGAAtaaaggtgttgttgttgttgttgttcactaTTTACCTCACCGAGAAATTATCAGGCTTGATAAGGACACAACTAAACTCCGCGTAGTCTATGACGCATCTGCTAAGCATCATGGACCAAGCCTCAACAATTGCTTGTGCTCTGGACCACCCCTCACTCCCATGATCTTCGATTTAATGACACGATTCAGGGTTCACAAGGTTGCACTTACTGCCGATATAGAGAAGGCGTTCCTGAATATTGCTATTGCTCCCGAGCACCGTGACTTCCTGCGATTTCTTTGGGTTAATGACATTCTTACTGACAATCCGAAGGTACTCATTATGCGATTCACCAGAGTAGTCTTCGGAGTTAATTCCAGCCCATTTCTCCTAAATGGAACTATTAGACATCATCTGAACAAGTACATGGACAGAGATCCAGAATTTGTTGAGGAAGTGTTACGTTCTATTTATGTGGATGACCTGGCTTCCTCAAAGCCTGATGTTCCTTCAGCCTATGACTTCTACTCCAAACTCAGGAAAAGATTCGTGGAAGCTGGCTTCAACATGCGCAAGTGGCTGACAAATGATCAGGAGTTGGCAAATAGAATCAAGTCAGAGGAGGGCCAAGTAGCGATACAGCATCATCCCTCTCCTGATTTACAGCAAAAAGATTAG